One genomic segment of Camelus ferus isolate YT-003-E chromosome 19, BCGSAC_Cfer_1.0, whole genome shotgun sequence includes these proteins:
- the SMIM26 gene encoding small integral membrane protein 26, whose amino-acid sequence MRPEQALAWYRRMSVVYGLGAWTVLGSLIFWGKRKSTPPGGEVEQKDVLTNEISESPKGFYVETIVTYREDFVPLSARIINYLKSWTGGPGPES is encoded by the exons ATGCGTCCGGAGCAGGCCCTGGCTTGGTACCGGCGGATGTCCGTGGTCTACGGCTTGGGAGCCTGGACTGTGCTGGGCTCATTGATTTTCTGGGGTAAGAGAAAGAGCACGCCGCCAG gtggtgaAGTAGAGCAGAAGGATGTCTTAACAAATGAAATATCTGAGTCCCCAAAAGGGTTTTATGTGGAAACGATTGTCACATACAGAGAAGATTTTGTTCCACTTTCTGCCAGGATCATCAACTATTTGAAGTCATGGACTGGTGGCCCTGGACCAGAATCATGA